A segment of the Nitrospirota bacterium genome:
ATGAGAATTTCAAAGGCAGGTACATTTCTCCCTCTGGATACAACGATCGAAATCAGAGGTAATTTGCACCCTTATGTTAGCCGTGGAGGGATAAAACTTCAATCAGCCATTGAATCTTTTAATATTGATGTATCTGGAAAGATAGCGATAGATGTAGGTACATCTACAGGAGGATTCACAGACTGTCTGCTTTCCTTTGGAGCAAAGAAGGTCTATGCAGTAGATGTAGGTTATGGGCAGATTGCATGGAGATTGAGGAATGACCCTCGTGTTATCCCTATTGAGAGAACTAACATACGATATATTGACCCTTCTCTGATAAAAGACAAGATCGATATTGCAGTAATTGATACCTCGTTTATTTCTCTGGAGAAGGTTCTTCCACCTGTGGTTAATCTTGTTAAAAACAACGGTGAGATGATTGCCCTTATAAAACCACAGTTTGAAGTG
Coding sequences within it:
- a CDS encoding TlyA family RNA methyltransferase, translated to MKERLDKILVGKGLAESREKARALIMEGKVFVNGMRISKAGTFLPLDTTIEIRGNLHPYVSRGGIKLQSAIESFNIDVSGKIAIDVGTSTGGFTDCLLSFGAKKVYAVDVGYGQIAWRLRNDPRVIPIERTNIRYIDPSLIKDKIDIAVIDTSFISLEKVLPPVVNLVKNNGEMIALIKPQFEVGKGEVGKGGIVKEENKRRKVLEKIKELAEKLILEVKGLIQSPITGREGNIEYLIYLKK